One part of the Chryseobacterium sp. 7 genome encodes these proteins:
- a CDS encoding YrhB domain-containing protein — protein sequence MLTEIEIIKIANDYLKKKEQKGGIELAIQEELSIKKNYGIIFSYNSKEYIETKDEGASLIGNSSFLVENKTGKIVVFGTNRSDDYYIQEYEAGRWPDITRLSDLE from the coding sequence ATGCTAACAGAAATAGAAATTATCAAAATTGCGAATGATTATTTAAAAAAGAAAGAACAAAAAGGTGGAATTGAGTTAGCTATTCAAGAGGAGCTTTCAATCAAAAAAAATTACGGAATAATATTCTCCTATAATTCTAAAGAATATATAGAGACCAAAGATGAAGGAGCATCATTAATAGGTAACTCATCTTTTTTAGTTGAAAATAAAACAGGAAAAATTGTAGTATTTGGAACAAATAGATCAGATGACTACTACATTCAGGAATACGAAGCAGGAAGATGGCCGGATATAACAAGACTTAGTGACTTAGAATAA